The Vigna unguiculata cultivar IT97K-499-35 chromosome 6, ASM411807v1, whole genome shotgun sequence genome contains a region encoding:
- the LOC114188876 gene encoding vesicle transport protein GOT1-like produces the protein MVSFEMNDRKKIGLGLTGFGIFFSFLGVMFFFDKGLLAMGNILFVSGVSLTIGLKSTMQFFMKRSNFKGTISFGIGFIILILGWPILGMIVESYGFIILFSGFWPTLAVFIQKIPVLGWLFQQPYIRSLLDRYRGKRVPV, from the exons ATGGTTTCCTTTGAAATGAATGATCGAAAGA AGATTGGATTGGGATTAACGGGCTTTGGCATATTTTTCTCATTCCTTGGTGTTATGTTCTTCTTTGACAAGGGATTGCTTGCAATGGGAAAT ATCCTCTTTGTTTCTGGAGTTTCCTTGACTATTGGACTGAAATCCACCATGCAATTCTTCATGAAACGTAGTAATTTCAAG GGAACCATTTCATTTGGTATTGGATTCATTATTCTTATATTGGGGTGGCCTATTCTGGGCATGATTGTGGAGTCTTATGGATTCATCATACTCTTCAG TGGTTTCTGGCCTACACTGGCTGTTTTCATTCAGAAGATCCCTGTTCTTGGTTGGTTGTTCCAACAACCATACATTCGATCG TTATTGGACCGCTACAGAGGCAAACGTGTGCCTGTGTAG